One Bombus pyrosoma isolate SC7728 linkage group LG7, ASM1482585v1, whole genome shotgun sequence genomic window carries:
- the LOC122569438 gene encoding ADP-ribosylation factor 1 gives MGNMFATLFKGLFGKKEMRILMVGLDAAGKTTILYKLKLGEIVTTIPTIGFNVETVEYKNISFTVWDVGGQDKIRPLWRHYFQNTQGLIFVVDSNDRERIGEAREELMRMLAEDELRDAVLLIFANKQDLPNAMNAAEITDKLGLHSLRNRNWYIQATCATSGDGLYEGLDWLSNQLKNANR, from the exons ATGGGGAATATGTTTGCAACATTATTTAAAGGCCTTTTTggcaaaaaagaaatgagGATTTTAATGGTAGGCCTTGATGCAGCGGGTAAAACcacaatattatacaaattaaagttAGGGGAAATTGTTACTACAATTCCCACTATAG GTTTCAATGTAGAAACAGTTGAATACAAGAATATAAGTTTTACTGTATGGGACGTTGGTGGTCAGGACAAAATCAGACCTCTCTGGCGACATTACTTTCAAAATACACAA ggATTAATATTCGTCGTTGATAGTAATGATAGGGAACGTATCGGTGAAGCGCGTGAAGAATTGATGAGAATGTTGGCAGAAGATGAACTTAGAGATGCGGTACTTCTTATATTTGCTAACAAACAA gaTCTCCCAAATGCAATGAATGCAGCAGAGATTACCGACAAGTTGGGACTCCACTCTCTCCGTAATCGCAATTGGTACATTCAAGCAACGTGTGCCACAAGTGGAGACGGACTTTACGAGGGCCTCGATTGGCTCTCTAATCAGCTCAAAAATGCCAATCGCTAA